gtgtgtgtgtgtgtgtgtgtgtgtgtgtgtgtgtgtgtgtgtgtgtgtgtttgtggtgggagGGGATGGAAGGTCGCCCGTGCGCATGTGTGTATGTTCGGGATCGGCAGCCGTGAAACGGAGGTGTGGAGAAACCGAGCAGCACGAGAAAAGCcacggagagagagatggcgcAGGACCCAACCGGAGCGCAAGGACAGGCGGGGGGGCTCGAGACACAACCGAGAGGAAGCAAAAAATATAATGTAGTATCAATAAAACGAGTCTAAAAGGGAAAGAAAATATATAATCGGAGGAAAGAAAATAATCAACAAAGACAAGAGGAAGAAAACACCAGCCATAAAAAGGATACAAAAAACGTCCATCAACCAGGATTCAGGAGACAGAACAAACCACCACAACAAACCAACAGACTGGGAGGGAACTTTCCCGCCGTGAGGACTCTGGACTGTTCTGTGGACATCCATRCCTCWCCCAGGTCACATAGATGGTCGCCAAGCATTATGAACGCGCAACTGTCCATGGAGAGCCTCGGCGACCTGAGCCATGAGTCTGTGGCCGGTCCAGGAGAGCTGCTAGTCGGCCACAGCCCACACCCCCGCCCGGGTGGGGGCCGAGGGCTGGCGCACCGCTCCATGGGCATGACGAGCCTGCTAGACGGGGGAGAATACCACTCCCATCACGGACACAACACTGGACACCCCGGTCATCACCTGCACCCCGCCATGAGTATGTGCGAGGCCCCCCCTGGAATGAGCGCAAGCWCCTACACCACCCTCACACCTCTCCAGCCTCCCCTACCCCCCATCTCCACTGTAGCAGACAAGTTctctcatcatcaccatcatcatcatcatccacaccaccatcctcatcatcctcataaTCATCATCAGCGACTCCCTGGTAATGTCACCGGCAGCTTTACGTTTATGAGGGACGAGAGGGGGCTGGCGCCGATCAACAACCTCTACTCCCCATACCACCACAAAGACGCCCCTGGGATGGGACAGAGCCTCTCCCCACTGTCTGGCTCTGGCCTGGCCGGCCTACACAGCTCCCAGGCCGGCCTGCCTCCCTATGCCCACCCCGGGGTCTCAGCCTCCATGCCGGGGGAGAAGATGCAGTTGACTCCCGGTGGGTTCGAGGCTCATCACCCCACCATGCTGGCCAGACACGCCGACCAGCACCTCACCTCCTCGGGGAACATGCTCCATATAAAcggcctccatcaccaccaccccCATGCCCACCTCGGAGCCTCGGGGCACGTGCTGGGTCACGGGAACCCCCGGGACAACAACACCCAGAGCCACGCCTCAGGGCCCGGGGTTCAAGTCCAGGgggttggtggtggtggcggtACCGACGGCAATTCGACGGGTCAAATGGAAGAAGTAAACACCAAAGAAGTAGCGCAGAGGATCACCACAGAGCTGAAGCYTTACTCCATCCCCCAGGCTATCTTCGCCCAGAGGGTGTTGTGTCGGTCCCAGGGGACACTGTCAGACCTGCTCCGGAACCCCAAGCCCTGGTCCAAGCTCAAGTCCGGCCGGGAGACCTTCCGCCGGATGTGGAAGTGGCTGCAGGAGCCTGAGTTCACACGCATGAGCACGCTCAGGCTCGCAGGTGAGCGAACCCTCGGTAATACCCACTTCCTtttatttatctttctctctccctttactcTTTATCTATAGGGGCTATTTTAAGATTGTTTGGTGCCTCGTCATTGGAACAGTAGGCTATTGTCTGCAGCTGTCTTGAATCTGACAGTGGAGTAGCCAGTGGTATGACAGAACTGAAACCTTCCTCTGGAATTCCCTGCAGTTGAATTCATCATTGTCTTTGTTGTAATCCTGTCTCTGGCTTTTTCCATTCTTATAAGATAAGGGCCCATGTGTCtatgcgcgcgcgcgcgtgtgttggtgtgtgtgtgttggtgatctGGGACCAGAATGAGCTTATTTTGCCCAACTCATCAGCTTTTTGTTGTTCCCAACAGAGTCCACCGAGTCCAGTAAACAGAGTCCATGCGCGGGAGGATAAGAATCaagttcaaaaatatatttttacgtCATGAAAATATTAATTTGCTGCCAGCACATGTAGTAACATCCTCAAGCTGTGCATTTCGGGGCTGAGGGATGGAACATCTGCGGAAAATAGATAACAGAATAAACATATAATAAATAGAAGATATACAATATTTTCCAGGATCAATATGACATTATTTTAAATATTGAGAAAGCTTATGGAAGCTGTGTTTGGCTGCGTTGACGCACTTATTGTGTTTCAgtgagtgtgtttttgtcttggtaGCTAAACTCTTAGGAGGCGTTGACGCGGGGCTGACTCTGGGTTTGTGGTAATTAACTGATAGATAGCTCTCTATTAATTTGTCCCGAGGACCCGAGTCAATCCGCCTGAACCTTCTAGCGACACACACGGAGCCACGCAGTCGCCAGCATACAAAGGAATTGCTTTATGTCTAATCAATGACGCGCTGAGGCGGATGGGTTTTTGGCTTGTGAAAAGTGTGAGGCGGTACGCTGCTGAAAGTGTGTTAAATCGCCATTGATTAtttgcagcgtgtgtgtgtgtctgtctgtttgtgtgtatctgtgtctttgtgtgtgtcatCAACAGTCTTGCATAGCAAACCATATATATACCATATCATTTTacatgttattgtttttgtgactTAAATAGACGAATAAACATGTTGCATTGCAAACGCAACTCTTGATCTTTCG
Above is a window of Salvelinus sp. IW2-2015 unplaced genomic scaffold, ASM291031v2 Un_scaffold10493, whole genome shotgun sequence DNA encoding:
- the LOC112079955 gene encoding hepatocyte nuclear factor 6, which translates into the protein MNAQLSMESLGDLSHESVAGPGELLVGHSPHPRPGGGRGLAHRSMGMTSLLDGGEYHSHHGHNTGHPGHHLHPAMSMCEAPPGMSASXYTTLTPLQPPLPPISTVADKFSHHHHHHHHPHHHPHHPHNHHQRLPGNVTGSFTFMRDERGLAPINNLYSPYHHKDAPGMGQSLSPLSGSGLAGLHSSQAGLPPYAHPGVSASMPGEKMQLTPGGFEAHHPTMLARHADQHLTSSGNMLHINGLHHHHPHAHLGASGHVLGHGNPRDNNTQSHASGPGVQVQGVGGGGGTDGNSTGQMEEVNTKEVAQRITTELKXYSIPQAIFAQRVLCRSQGTLSDLLRNPKPWSKLKSGRETFRRMWKWLQEPEFTRMSTLRLAGERTL